The following coding sequences lie in one Aythya fuligula isolate bAytFul2 chromosome 17, bAytFul2.pri, whole genome shotgun sequence genomic window:
- the SRRM4 gene encoding serine/arginine repetitive matrix protein 4 — MASVQQGEKQLFEKFWRGTFKAVATPRPESIIVASITARKPLPSGPLSCLPYPAEDRHPEKPSSRVSKEASSTNGWARGKERRSHARRRSRSPSCNGERAPPPARGKKKKKKSGRKKRRRSPSYSPSPVKKKKKKSSKKRKRNRLSSKKRRHSSSSPKSKRKEERKHKKHSRGRTRKAHRHRHRHSRSESSDSYSPSCRSRHRARSREEGRKTRRRCSQHHSKVTAKRSSSAEVQANQKASQTLPLYSFLSPKEVISQSGSSADLFTKTDSPPGNLASQNGEYHEYDSGNDTSSPPSTQTSSSRSKDSQEKRSLVHDGFGHAFSSGKPKLANSDNSSDSGNSFTSCFSQTKTTALENLSPDAQGQDRRACLSLCLSCSEEKKRNLSPSPAPSSPAGPCSRSESYSSTGRSSPGSSRSSRSRSSHHRASPRYSRSRSCSSGKRSSSRSPSYSSKSCKKSPGSRSSKPRRSPSYSRYSPSRDREREHKYGSSEKESHRERDRRRRCSYSPLRKRRRDSPSHLEARRITSARKRPIPYYRPSPSSSSASSYSSWYSSFSRSPSRSRSYSSSRTSRSRSWSSSSGEGRSRSRSSGPRSSRSRSRSSESGGSSDSLRR, encoded by the exons TGGGCCACTCAGCTGCCTGCCATACCCTGCAGAGGACAGACACCCCGAGAAGCCAAGCAGCCGCGTGTCCAAGGAGGCCTCCAGCACTAACGGCTGGGcgagagggaaggagaggcgCAGCCATGCCCGCCGCAGGTCCCGCAG CCCCTCGTGCAACGGGGAGCGTGCACCACCGCCGGCCcgggggaagaagaagaagaagaagtcTGGCCGCAAGAAGCGCCGGAG GTCTCCCTCCTACAGCCCCTCCCctgtgaagaagaagaagaagaagagctCCAAGAAACGAAAAAGAAACAG GTTATCCTCAAAGAAGAGAAGACACAG TTCTTCAAGCCCCAAAagtaagagaaaggaagaaagaaaacacaaaaaaca CTCTCGTGGGCGCACCCGGAAAGCTCATCGCCATCGCCACCGCCACTCTCGCTCGGAGAGCTCCGACTCCTACTCCCCGAGCTGCCGCAGCAG GCACAGAGCCAGGTCTCGGGAGGAAGGGCGTAAAACACGGCGAAGATGCTCCCAGCACCATTCAAAGGTCACAGCAAAGCGAAGCTCCTCTGCAGAAGTTCAGGCCAACCAAAAAGCCAGCCAAACCCTCCCACTCTACAGCTTCCTGTCTCCCAAGGAAGTA atcTCTCAGTCAGGGTCTTCTGCTGACCTCTTTACCAAAACAGACAGCCCGCCGGGCAACCTAGCCAGCCAGAACGGAGAGTATCATGAATATGACTCAGGAAACGAtacttcctcccctccctccactCAAACGAGCTCATCCAGGTCCAAGGACAGCCAGGAGAAAAGAAGTCTAGTCCATGATGGCTTTGGCCATGCCTTCTCGTCCGGGAAGCCCAAACTGGCCAACAGTGATAACAGCTCTGATTCAGGAAATTCCTTCACCAGTTGCTTTTCCCAGACCAAGACGACAGCTTTGGAAAATCTATCTCCAGATGCCCAGGGACAAGACCGAAG aGCGTGCCTGTCCTTGTGTCTCAGCTGTTCAGAGGAGAAGAAGCGAAATttgtccccgtccccagcccccagctccccggcAGGGCCATGCTCCCGCAGCGAGTCgtacagcagcacaggcaggtcCTCCCCTGGCTCCAGCCGCTCCAGCCGCTCCCGCTCCTCACACCACAGGGCCTCCCCCAGGTACTCCCGAAGCAGGTCCTGCTCTTCAGGGAAGAG GTCTTCTTCACGGTCCCCCAGCTATTCCTCCAAATCCTGCAAAAAAAGTCCTGGAAGTCGGAGTTCAAAGCCTCGCCGGAGCCCCAGTTACTCCCGCTACAGCCCCAGCAG GGACCGTGAGCGAGAGCACAAGTATGGCTCCAGTGAGAAGGAGTCGCACAGGGAGCGCGACCGGCGGCGGCGGTGCTCCTACTCGCCCCTGAGGAAACGCAGGAGAGACTCCCCCAGCCACCTGGAAGCGCGGCGCATCACGAG TGCCCGCAAACGCCCCATCCCCTACTATCGGCCCAGTCCTTCCTCCAGCAGCGCCAGCAGCTACTCCTCTTGGTACAGCAGCTTCAGCCGCTCCCCCAGCCGCAGCCGGAGCTACTCCAGCTCCCGGACGAGCCGGAGccgcagctggagcagcagcagcggggaggGCAGGAGCCGCAGCCGCAGCTCGGGCCCCAGAAGCAGCCGCAGCCGGAGCAGGAGCTCTGAGTCAGGAGGCAGCTCCGACAGCCTGCGGCGCTAG